AGTTTTGATGCTCATATTTACGTGACATTTACGTGgcatttttggatcctacgtggctttgtctacgtggcgtttattagtcattttagggtagccttttagttatattttatagattatgTTAACCTCATCCTCCCAACCAACACACAATAAGGCCTAAAACGTTCTTATAAACATTATATACTTAGGTTTTAACCAAATATTTTAGAATCCGTGCAACGTACGGGCAACAAACTAGTTATATATAACACGAATATTTCTTGCAGTTATGAGCCCCTTCAATTGCAGTGGTGTGTCTCTCCCCATAAACCCGCCATTCGTGTTGGCGTGTTTTCCTTGACCAGTGGCAGTTATTCACACTACCTTTTGAAAGTTTACAATTTCATACTCACTTGAAACACGCCACTAGCAGTGGTGTGTTTATCCCGTGTTCCATGTTTTGAAAACCCGAGGCTACGTGGATACCATTTTGACAAATGTTTTTAAAACCAACCAAAAATGGCAAATACTTATACTTGAGTATTATTTTAAAAAATCAATCAATTTATGCTCACATTTACTTTTCCTATGACTGTTCACTAAAAAACTGAAAATAAATGTGAACCAGAAACACCGTGTGAGTTTGCtataacaacaaaaaataaataaagaattaCATTTTAAAATGTTTTCCCTGCTTAGAAAATGTTTACAGAATCGAATTCGACcaacaaaaaaaatttgaaatattattttttggaaaattaaaaatcaaaaatcagaTATTCTTATTCTTTTGCAATATCCccttatttttttaatattttgttttttgtcATCTGGAAGTTAGCCGGAGAGGGACATATCCGTCTCTCTGCCTCCCCTCTTATCTTGTTTCTGAAATGTTAAGTAAATTAAAATACAAATGAATTGTCATTTTTGCTATGTTTTACAAATTAAACCTCTCAAAACTACTAtctaaaaggaaaaaaaatgtgtCGGTGTCCATTGATTTACCTATTCAAATCACATGTTTAAGCAATAATGATTGTTAATCAAATTATGTTAACCCCCCTCTCCCAAACACACACAATAAAGCCGAAAACGTTCTTATAAACATTATATACTTAGGTTTAACCAAATATTTTAGAATCCGTGCAACGCACAGGTAACAAATTAATTATATATAACTCGGATATTTCTTGAGTTATGAGCCCCTTCAATTTCAATGGCGTGTCTCTCCCCATAAACCCGCCATTCGTGTTGGCGTGTTTTCCTTGACCAGTGGCAGTTAGGCTTTGTTTGGTAAAACTGACTGAAAAGGTActtgaaacctgaaaaggtatcTGAAAACTGATAAGGTGACTGAAattaaaaaggtacctgaaaagctagctgaaaatcggaaactgataaggtagcaattgtttggtaaaactaactgaaaaggtaactgattttttgtaaaatgacataaaaggacaattaataattatactaaattaatttaaataaagcgtaaatatgtaaagtagaacatttcagctacctgaaactttaaaaagctacattgagtagcttttcatttcaggtacctgaaaagtcgtttcaggtacctgaaatcacTTTACCAAACAACACTAGGTAAAACAACTACCTGAAATATTtgtcaaatcaggtacctgaaaggCTGAAATGCCTTACCAAACATAGCCTTATTCACACTACCTTTTGAAAGTCACACTCACTTGAAACACGCCATTAGCAGTGATGTGTTTATCCCATGTTCCATGTTTTGAAAACCCGAGGCTACGTGGACAACATTTTAACAAATATTTTTAAAACCAACCAAAAACGACAAATACATTATACTTGGCATTATTTTAAAAAATCATTCAATTTATTCTCACATTTACTTTTCCTATGAACTGTTCACTTAAAAACTGAAAATAAATGTGAACCAGAAACACCGAGTGAATTTGCTAcgacaataaaaaataaataaagaattgCATTTTAAAATGTTTTCCCTGCTTAGAAAATGTTTAGAGAATCGAATTCGACcaacaaaaaaaatttgaaatattATTTTTTGGAAAATTAAAAATCAAAAGTCAGATATTCTTATTCTTTTGCAATAtccctttatttttttaatattttgtttTGGGGTTTTGTCATCTGGAAGTTAGCTGGAGAGGGACATATCCGTCTCCCCTCTTATCTTGTTTCTGAAATCCAATTAAAGTTTTTGCAACTTTTTCCCCTAAATGTGCTCTAAAAaaattaattattcaattatttCTCCTTTTTACCTCCTTATAAGACCCTCATTTCGAAACCCTAGGCCTTAAACCATAAAATTTTCCGCCATTTTCCCCCGAGATCCTTTTCTAAGGGTCTCATTATTCTGTCAAACCTCGGTATGTCATCATTTTTAATCAAATTAATCACCTTTTTAAACCTGGCTTTTCCTTAATTTGAAATGGGTATTGATTAAATTCATGTAATTTGATGTTTCTGTTCATCAATTTTATAGTTTTGTGATGATTTTCATCTTTACATTTTATATTTTGACGTGGGTGTTGTTTAATTTCGTAgaattttgattgatttcatgTGGGTTTTTGTTAATTTCATTTGGGTTTTTGTTAATTTGATTgaattttgattgatttcatcTGGGTTTTTGTTAATTTCATTTGGGTTTTTGTTGATTTGATCAAAGTTTTAACTGCTTTTTGTTAATTTTGGCAGATCTTATCGAGGAAGATTAGGTTTTGGAGGAGGGTTTCAAGTTTTTTGTGGGATTGGTGATGGTTAGTTTTTCAAATTGTGTGAGTGATTTTCTCATTTACCCACTTATTTTACAATGACAGTGAGTAATTCTAAAGAAATGTCATTTGTTTACGAGAGCGATTCGATTCTGATTAGAGAAGTTTATGAGGGAAATCTTGAGAAAGAATTTGCTTTGATTCGCGAGATAGTCGATGAATACCCTTATGTAGCTATGGACACTGAGTTTCCTGGGGTTGTTCTTCATCCAGTAGGAAATTTCAAGACTAGCTTTGAATTTCATTATCGAACTCTTAAGGAAAATGTAGACATGTTGAAGATGATTCAACTAGGGCTTACATTTTTTAATGATGAAGGGGTATTACCTACTTGTGGAACTGATAAGTATTGCATTTGGCAATTCAATTTTCGCGAGTTCAACTTAAATGAGGATGTCTTTGCTAATGACTCAATTGAGCTCTTACGTCAAAGTGGGATTGACTTTAAGAAGAACAATGAGAAGGGGATTGATGCCAAGAGGTTTGGGGAGTTACTGATGTCGTCCGGAGTGGTTTTGAACTATAATGTGAATTGGGTTACTTTCCATAGTGGGTATGACTTTGGGTATTTGGTTAAGCTCTTGACATGTCGGGACATCCCTGAGACACAAGAGGACTTTTTTGAGCTTATCAATACATACTTTCCGACTATCTACGACATTAAGCACTTGATGAAGTTTAAAGATAACCTACATGGTGGATTGAACAAGCTTGGAGAGATTTTGGGATTGAAGAGGGTTGGGGTGTGTCATCAAGCTGGTTCTGATAGTTTGCTTACATCTTGTGCATTTAGGAAGCTTAAACATGTTTACTTTGGCGGGTCAGTAGAGAAATATGCCGGTGTTTTGTATGGACTTGGTGTTGATAATGGACAAAGTGTTTGCTGAGGGTTAGGagcaaaagagagaaaaaaaaaaatcttctcCTAGTTTAAGTGCTGTATGTGTACACCCTTGTCTCTGTGAACACTTTTGGTAAAATCAGTTGTTTCGTAATTTGATAGAGATTTACATTTTGCTTCCCTTTCTTTTTTCCTGCCATTGC
The Silene latifolia isolate original U9 population chromosome 11, ASM4854445v1, whole genome shotgun sequence genome window above contains:
- the LOC141611433 gene encoding putative CCR4-associated factor 1 homolog 7, translated to MTVSNSKEMSFVYESDSILIREVYEGNLEKEFALIREIVDEYPYVAMDTEFPGVVLHPVGNFKTSFEFHYRTLKENVDMLKMIQLGLTFFNDEGVLPTCGTDKYCIWQFNFREFNLNEDVFANDSIELLRQSGIDFKKNNEKGIDAKRFGELLMSSGVVLNYNVNWVTFHSGYDFGYLVKLLTCRDIPETQEDFFELINTYFPTIYDIKHLMKFKDNLHGGLNKLGEILGLKRVGVCHQAGSDSLLTSCAFRKLKHVYFGGSVEKYAGVLYGLGVDNGQSVC